In Nymphaea colorata isolate Beijing-Zhang1983 chromosome 10, ASM883128v2, whole genome shotgun sequence, the genomic stretch AAATTACCTGCTAGGGTCACCGCCATATGCAGCAATATTATTGCATACAAATGAAATCGCTTGAGAAGCGTCTTCAACCATGTCACTAATGGTCCCTTGAGGAAAATTCCTGTGAAGAATTGATAAGACATGTAAAACTGAATAAGTAGATGTAAAACACAAGCCTGCTTCTCCCACTAGGACAGAAACAGAAACTGGAGAAGACATAAACCTGTAATCAATGCATGCTACCATAACACCTCTTTCTGCTAGTTGTTGCCCCAAAAGAGCACCCCAAGCCTTGTACCTACAGAGAGACAAACCTAGAAGGATGTTTAACCCAACAAATAACATAAGGTCAAAAAGATGTaggttcaaattttaaactttaaagtttaaaccactAGATATACTGAATGATCTTGATGAAAAGGAAACTGGAAACTGGAAACTGTATAAAGAAATATCAAGAACCAACCCTATGATCCATGCTCCACCAGTTACAAATACAACTACTGGTTTTGGCTCGTCAATATTCAGGGGTAAGTATAAATCCAACCTGCAAAATAGCACCCACAGCATTCCCAAATTAAATCTCTATATTTAAACACATAGACTAAAAAGCTTTGAGATCCGCATGTTTTTCTACAAAGTAAAGCCTGAAATTTCATGGATTGTACTGCCTAGCATACCGGTTTCTCGGTTCATCTCCATAAACTATACTTCGACGAATTTGCCTTGAGAAATAATATAAATATCCAACTGCAAGAAACTGGTATCAGTTAAAGTTATATGGAGTTCATGTTTGTCAATGAACACAAAGTAAGAACATCGAAAATAAGTTTCCTACATACAGCAGTTAGCTAAAATTCAGAAATCattcaacaaaataaacatTCACAAGATATATAAAGCAAGAAACCTTCACATGCTGAAACCAACTACCTACCCTGCAAAAAGCCTGGCATAAGTAGCAAAGCATAACAACCAAGAGCAACAAACTTGGTAATCCACCTGTAACCTATCCTGCATGAATTGATGTGATTAGAAAGGAATAGTTATGATTTCAGTATGACTAGGACAATAAAAAGTGATGTGTAGAAGAGAACAAACAAGGGTGTGTAGTACTGAATAACATAATCAAGATTTAGGTGGGACAGCACTTTATGCAATTGAGTTTCTAAAGAACCCTTCAAATATTTAGTTCTTTTAACTGCACAGACACCAAAGAAGGAGgcaaaaacaacttaaaaatcAACGCAGTCTGCAGCTAATTCTACCAACAAATGCAACTTAGAATAAAGTTGAGAAGTCCACACTCCACAGTCTTCTAGCCACAAACATCTGTCGACCATTCTAGCCAGAAAGAATGTACTgcaacttaaaataaaaaaaaatatcttcaaattATCAAAAAACTATGCATTGGTGTAAATAAAATCCATCATTGCATGTCTGCTGGACTAGTTTCTACTGTATGAATCAGAATGGTGATCAAAGTCACTTCAAAAAGCATAATCTTATAAAACTCCCCCAGTTCACTCTAGTAAATAACAGCACATGAAGCCCTCGATTGGATTTCTGAACAAACCTTGGCTATTGTTCTAAAGGTTAAGAAACTAACAGCTAGTTGGAAATCCTATTAGCGTCTTAGTGCACCATGATAGTCTATGAATATCTAGTTTATGTCAATGAAGTAGTAGgttttctgctttctttttccAAGTGTAAGCACATGAAAAGAGTACGTATGGGCTTGAACCTGGTTTGGATACCAAACATAGCATCAGAGGTTTTCCGTCTATTTCAATAATCAGAATTGATAAGCAACAATTTGGCAACATTGCTGAATTAATCCAAACAACTCCAAAGCAAATATTGGGGACTACCAGAGGTCAATCAATTTTAAAAGCTGATAGAATGGCATCGGTTGCCTGTCCTTATGCGAAACTCAACCTTGTTCACAAGGTAGTTCAAATAGCAGGACTAGAATGTTTAAATGAGCCTGTGAAATGGAGAACTTGAATAGTAGGTTTAGGAACATAAACATACTATTGGTCCTCAATTCTCGGCAGATCCATCGCAGAAACTGCAACAggaaaccagaaaaagaaagaccCCACTAAGGAAGCAATCCATGGTAACTGCATGACACAATCTAATGAAGCACAAAAGGTTCAAGGGTCATGATAATACGTTAGTTGAAGGGTCATGATAATACGTTAGTTGAAGGGTCATGATCATACGTTAGTGGTGTACCCCTGGCCCTGCCTCCACAGATACTTCACccccaaaaaaaggaaatgaataaaaccaggttttttttcGCAAAAAGATCATTTCAAGGGATAAGCATCAAATTCGAAACACCAATCTGCTAACTAAAAATACATCAACCAAAAACTGAGCGGGAAAGGAAATGCACAAAACCAGTTCTTGTTTCTCCCAAGATGAGCATGTAAAAGGATAATCAACAAATTCGCAAAACAAACTCTAACTAGAAATGCATCAACGAAAAATTGTGCAGGCAGACATTGAAATCGAatagagaacgagagagagagagagagagagagagagagagagagagagagagagagagagagagagagagagagattgtctATAGTTACCCCAAGTAGCGCAACAGCTTGAAGCTGAGGCGGGTGAGCAAGTACGTCTCAGCAGCAGCATGGCCCATATCCTGCCTGAACGACTGTTGTCTCCTCGGACTGACGCCGGGAAGGTGTGGGCCAAAGCTGAGGTTGCCTCCACTCCTCACCCTCCGCCTCCTCTGGTTCTTGATGGTGTTGGTGGTATTCGAACTGCAGAAGACCAAGGCAGAGCAATGGTCTGCGTTTTCCCCAACGACCGAACCAGGGCCTAGGATGGGTAatttctcctcctctttctccctGAACAACTGGAGGgacgaggaggaggacgaggaggaTGAAGGGGACAAGGAAGCAGGGGAATGCAGCAGTGGCCCCGCATCACTGTCGACCAGGCTCCCCAAATTCGGGCGGATGCCACCCACCATCTTCTCGATCACCCGCATCGCCATCGCCAGACTtcttctggtttcttcctcCCACCAACGGCAACAGCTACCCCAGTAAAGGACTCTTCGTCCCTTTGAACGTGGGTGGGGCCACGATCGAATCACAAATTCCTCCCTAATTCATTTTATGTCCTACGTTTGCTAAGACTGTCAAATGGAGACTCGTATTTCCCAAGTTTTTCTATTCTGAGATGTGTCATGATTCTCGTCATCTCAGACGTTGTGTGACTGCATTATTTATGCAAGCAAGATGTTGCGTTATGGCTTATGACTACTTGTTAACTATTTGTGAAACTCGGCAAATTGAATTAGAACAAAAAGAATttatatcatatttgaatctgattttcaaattcACAATTTGAATCCTATGTGAATTCGACGTTTATTTTACATATGATTCCAACTTTTAAAGAGAGTCGCATCTAAACTATGTTATGACATGATATTAAAATGTATAAAcattagatatatgatatttatttaaaactcaACCTGAACTCCGAATTCGAATACTAATTTGTTTAGATATGTATTTAAAACCAACATAGGACACGATTGAATGTCACTTCTTAAATCTGGATCCGATCTGATTTTCCAAgcagatgttaattttttttttatattgacttTTTTAAAATGGTTCAATCGAATCTCCAATATAACATCCTTAGCTTTTATATTGTGGCACATATGTTAGACTCTAAGCCACCCCTTAATGAAGGTTTCAAGGCAACTCACCTAATTTGAAGTTTTTCTTTAGACACTTCCCTTTACACATATGCTCCATATAGAAAGACCATTAGAAGGTTTACATGCTGAAACCACAAACCCAATTTTTAAAACCATGATTTCTATGTATTAATAAAGAATAATTCCAAATCCATAAGATATTGAGCAAAGTAAGACATTATACTTTGTGAATCTGTCACAGAAAGGTAACATATTTTTATTGTCCCCATGAATATGCCCTTTTCTTTGGGTCATATTCATGACATAATAACAAGGTATTGTTATTACCAAACGACtcttaaaattatttgaaaataccttttagttcttttatgatttttacgtttcaaaagaaaattgacaaaCATGAGAAAACATTTTACATGACTGGGCATTCCAGTCACATCAAAAGATTGCACACACATTGTTTATCTATTTAAGATGATGTTGGATCTTAATTTTGAGGGAAAAAATGCATCGATAGTTGGTTTTCCACGAAAATGCAAGTCAACACGGTACCACAATGTAGGAGATCATAACGTAATAAACTAAATGTGTTTCAATTACAAGTAACatgcatattttattattattattattattattattattttgtaatgAAACAACTCCGTTTCTTATCCCAATGGGGTTCGAGCAATTGTAGAGACGGCAGCCAATAGGTCGGTTCCTGTTTCAAATGTTTATGGTATCAACTCGCTGTGTTGCAAAATGGAAACACTGAAGCTTAAGTACGTCTGGGTGACACCTGAACACCGAAAGCAGACCCTGTACTTTGTGAGATAAAGGGTTGGGTGAGAGCTTCGGCTTTTTTTTGGGTAGTGAGAAATCCTATTTCACGTACAAAACACTCACGTTTTTGTATGAAGGTATAATTTGCATGTATCCACGTCACATTCCGAAAAGAAAATCCTGTGAGCCAATTAAATTGACCAAGGGAATTTCAAAAAACTCATTGAACAAGCCAAGTTGAGTGTTGACATCTAACTAAGCTCCGTTTTCAACTCAAGAAATCAATTCATGTTGGAAGATGGATCTTGACATGCCCACATGGGTGAGCTCATGTCAACCCATCAATTTCGAATTTAATTCGAGAATTTATCTAGAAAGgaataaaacataaaataattaTGGATTCATAGAAAAGGAAATTGATCCAAAGAAGTAATGGAGCTGCAAGTGGCTAGTGTGCGTAATAATTGTCTTTCAACTATTTGGTTGTTTTTATCAGCTTCAGAAGACGATGTTCAAAGATTCAAATGATCCGTGACTTTTTGATCGACAGTTTCGGTTAAAATCGTGGGCTGCATGGCAAATTCTAGAATTGTGAACATGCTTAAAGATTATAACCTAAGACATGCCCgtgaaaaaagaatatttttcaaattctcaGTTGCCTACTTTTCTGCccttaatttaaaaaaagtgCCCCGTAATTCTTAAACTTTTACATGGTTCACAAATTTTATACTGTATGCGTGTTTTAGAACTACAAAAATTAGCGTATAATAATTTCATCAGGATATCAACTAGAATTTAAACATCAATACGACTGTCAATATAAAGACGTTTGCTATGTTTGGGTTATATTCAAGGCCAGAAATTTCTTGTTAAAGGGGCCCTagtaatttaaatttcaaactttaagagACACCcatgtacaaataaataaaagttacaAAGGAGGCATAAATAATACAACTTGTGTGATTTAGTTCCATGTTCATCTTAAAAGTAC encodes the following:
- the LOC116263063 gene encoding isoprenylcysteine alpha-carbonyl methylesterase ICME-like isoform X1, producing the protein MAMRVIEKMVGGIRPNLGSLVDSDAGPLLHSPASLSPSSSSSSSSSLQLFREKEEEKLPILGPGSVVGENADHCSALVFCSSNTTNTIKNQRRRRVRSGGNLSFGPHLPGVSPRRQQSFRQDMGHAAAETYLLTRLSFKLLRYLGIGYRWITKFVALGCYALLLMPGFLQVGYLYYFSRQIRRSIVYGDEPRNRLDLYLPLNIDEPKPVVVFVTGGAWIIGYKAWGALLGQQLAERGVMVACIDYRNFPQGTISDMVEDASQAISFVCNNIAAYGGDPSRIYVMGQSAGAHIAACTLVKQAMKECGEGEHSAWSISQIKAYFGLSGGYNMLNLVDHFHNRGLYRSIFLSIMEGEHSLQHFSPEVMVQDPSNSSAVSLLPPFILFHGTKDYSIPSDASKSFADTLERAGARAKLILYEGKTHTDLFLQDPFRGGTDELLRDILSMIHEDDPKARVDDAAAPPTRRLVPEFMLKLAHEISPF